A window of Punica granatum isolate Tunisia-2019 chromosome 8, ASM765513v2, whole genome shotgun sequence genomic DNA:
TTCTGGTCTGATCaacttcttcatcttcatcatcatggTAGCGCTGATCCTCTGATCTCTCCGAGCCGCTTTCAATCACACCCCTTCCCATACTTGTTGCTACCTTAGGATCATAATCTCCCCTTTCATCACTGTCTGTATCCCTCCTCTCACTTTCCTCTCTCGGGTCGCCGATATCTACTTCCTGGGAGCTTTGATCCCGTTCACCTTCGCTCTCCACAGGATCAGGCTCAACCCCACGAAAGTCCACATCGGTCTCCACTTCAGCCTCTCCTTGTCCTTCAATGTCAACATCAACTTCGCCTTCGCCTTCAACTTCATCTTCACCCTCGCCTTCAGGCTCGAACCCACCTTCCGCTTCATCCTGCGGCGTTCCCATCAgggaggaaagaaaaagaataatcaaTAATGTAACCAACTTACAGAGCATATTCCAGCTTGGTTTTCGACAAACAAGTCATGTAAATACACATATGGTACGGGTTGATAAATCGTAGTGGTTCCGGGCAAACACGATCGTGAATCTCCCAGTGCGCAACTCTATCCGACCACATAGAACATGAACTAAACGCCACGTGATAAATCCAGAAACCCTAGAGAGAAATCATGATATCAACAAAACGACCCTCGAGCAGCAACAAAACGGAGCTCCGACTGCAATCCCTAAGGTCCACAACTCTCCGATTCTATCAATCGATGATCCCTGATCACACTGAGGAAAGAGCAAACATGGAAGGGATGAAAGAGGATGGGGTGATTACCGAGAGGTACTGCGTGGGCTGAGGATTGGATTCGTGCTCGGAATCaacttcttcttcctcctcctcggaTTGATCACCGAAGAGATTCTGCATCATCTGGTGCCTCTTCTCTTCACCTCCCATCTCTCTCTGTCGATCGATTGCTCGCTGCCTCGCCTCTGCGTCTGAGCTGATGAGTGAAACGAAGACTCCTGTGAATGGACGCTGTTGAGCTCGCGGCAGGAACAAAACGGGCCTGCGGCTCCCTTCTACTatcagatttttattttatttattgggTTTTTACCCATATATCCATTAttttacctcttttttttcaaatataccgtatacttttaaaattattaaaattatctatgatttacgttttattttaaatatatcgCGGCGTTATATTTTCCATCGATATCTAACGCCCATGCTGACATGACACTTTTGAAAATCAATGGCGCCTAGGTGAAATGTTAATGGGGCCATACTTGccattttgaatattttctcgagatagatttgaaaaaaaaaatcatgggATACCATTGAAGTTAgttgaaaaatatgaattaagTTTAGGATTGGTCAAAAACATAAAAGCATGACAACGTAGGCGCTGTTAATTTTCAAACGTGCCATGTcagatgttgacggaaaataTAATGTTGGAATAAATTTGGAACAAAATGTATACCAtaagatatttttaataattttaaaagcatataatatatttgaaaaaaagtgaaaccatgggatatatagGTAAAAAttccttatttattttgggTAAAACACACTCCCCGAGCTTTTGCGCAATAATACTTCAACTCATTCTTAACCAAAATAGATAATCCGTCATATTGACATTGTTGACTTAATaagataaatttattttaaccatttgacatttattttcttttcattttcatcctatctttgttcttttaaattattttgatcTTCAACACTACACGGTTTATTTAATTTGGttatattattagaattttcgATAAACTTATTAATGTGTATTGTTTTTAaagaatattttgaaataaaaaaaagagaagagaataAGTCGTTAACAAACATCAGAACTCTCAACGATTTAAAGTAAGGGTGTTCATTCGTCATAAATATAAAGCAAGGGTGACTGACGACCAAACATCTACTCTTTGAGATCGATATTCAAAATTACTATATTTGACACTGAGAGATCATACCCATACTGAATAATCATATTTTGCAGTAAATGCCATCAATACTCCCATAAAGTTACGGATGACTATTTTCATGGTTTATAATAAGGGTGTCCGGTTCTGggcaaggttgtcagaattgcgattctacctagaattgGTCGAGGGTCGTGAAATTGTAAATCGTAGAATTGAATCGCGAATAGTAAGATTCTACATGTAATGAAAAAacaacacatatatataccaaATCCCATATCAGAAATAGTAGAAGTAAacatcaaatgataaatcttgTTGTTTCTTACTTCGTTCATTGAAATCAAATGGTATTAAGTTTTCACGAGAGAGCGCTCCTACTATAACAACCtccaatgaaaattgatatagtaCCGTGGTCATGCCTGTAGGCTATTCTTCCCTAACTTCTTATTGGTTCATCCCTTCTTGAATCATCTTTCTTTGCACCTAAAAAAGTCGAAAAAAATTCCAGCCTAAATCATCTCAAACTAGACGGCAATCAAGAATTGGCCGGAACACAATTCGAAGCAGTTCCATAAACTTTCCCGATCCCTATCATCTACGGGTGACAAGTTTCAaactttcataaaataagagaaccAATGAGCAATATTGTTGCACAATGAGAGAGATGAATAGAGAGAAAGGGGGGCATACGACATTGAGTTAAAATCAGAATCGTAGGAATCGGTGATTCTGCAATTGGAATCGCGATTCAGCCACGATTCTACCTTCCCGATTCATGCCATGGAATCGGAATCGCTAGCCATCCCTTGAATCGCGAGTACTCCACCATAGGTAATCGAAGACCATAATGATTATTGATGATCTCGAACAGACTAATTATGagtattatttttcttctttttatatatattttctcattttcaaaCTTTTTCCATCCACAAAAAATTTGCATCTCAAGAGATTTATGGATGATTTAAACAATATGACTGAACTTGGACTAACTATATCACgttgaaaaaatattaaaaaataatatgaattaggacaaaattgaaaaataagctAAAAATTAAGGAccaaaagaatattttttaataaggtCAATATAGACAATGGGGTGGATTATCAATTTTACTATTAAAAACGGAGCGGAGTGTCTATTTTGATCAAGATTGGGTTGGAGTGTCATTGAGATTAATCTCAAGGGAGTGGAGCGtattttatcatatttatttatttatttatattatttttaattaatttccattttttggGTAAACAATGTATAAAATTTCAGCACAAGTGTTTCTTTGGCTCCAAAGGTCCAAAATCCAAGAAGATTGACGGATTTCAGGCAAATATCTTGCTGCAATGTCATCTACAAGTGTATTACCAAGATTATAGCTGATAGGCTCAAGGTATTTCTCCctgattttctctctcctGTACAGTGTTCTTTTGTTAAAAGGTAGAGACATTGATGATAACATTCAGCTTGCTCATGAATTGGTCAAagattataaaagaaaagggaataAGCCTAAATGTGCTATTAAGGCTAATATCACGAAGGCCTTTGATTCACTAAATTGGAGCTTTTATACTTATTGTCTCGTGTACAGAAGCTTATCTTTTTGTAGTTGTCATGGAGTGCTCTCTCTCAACACAACTCAATTCTTTTAATGCAGCAGCTAAAAGTGGAAGAGCAGCCTATCATCCTCTGTGCTCTAAGGTTAATCTAACACACTTGGGTTTTGCTGATGACTTCTTGATATTTACTAAAGGAGAGCTCAGCTCTGTTCAAGCTGTTCTTCATGTCTGGTTTGAAGTTAAACCCAAACAAGACAGAAATGTATTGGCTATTGGTTAGTGGTGCAGGCTTATTGTGGGTAGCTTGGATTAAGGCCTATATTATAAAAGATCGGAACTTCTGGGATCTCAGGATACAATATCACTCTTCTTATGCTTGGAGAAAGCTGTTAGAACTTTGAGATAAGGCTTATCCAATTGCTAAAAGTCATCATTGGTAATGGAGAAAACATCTGGTTCTGATTTGATAACTGGCACCCTCTCAGCCCATCCAAAAGGTATTTTTACTGTGGCCAGTGCTTGGGATTTGTCCGGGTAAAGGGTGAAGAGAAGAAGTGGCATAGATTTCTTTGGTCCTCTCCAATGATTCCCAGGCACGGTTTTATTTCTTGGCTagccataaaaaaaaaaagaaaaaagaaaaaagaagattgCCATAATAATGTAGGATAGTTTTGTAATCTTTGTTATTGTAAAGACCAttggagaattttttttttcttcatatttaCTTCTTTTATCCTTATCTCGGATTATGCTATTTGAAGAGCCGTGTCTCAAAACCAATCATCAAATCCTCTTATCGATGTCGGCATTGAGATCTAAAATCACTGCTAACTTTGTTATATACTCCACCTAAAAGCTCTATATATGGGGCATGACCTTGAATAATCTAttctattttaaaaaacaattaatagtattacattttttatatttatgcaAATTTAAGTCACTTGAACATGGACAAGTAGGTAAAAAGAATCTAGAGAAAATTGTATTCCCATATTACCAAATAACTAAAAGCACAAGAAAACAAATCAATGTTTTCTTTTGGTAGGAAAAAATATCAATGTTGAAATATGCTTGAAATTGATCCCAAACGTTGGAAAATGCAAAaacctttgtttttttttctctctcttttaatttctatttgaAACCTTTTTGGGCCGAGCTGCCCATTTTGCATGCGAGCCCGGTCCATAATGAAACGGACCAACCCGGCCCATCTAGGTGTTTTTCAAATAAACCCGGTCCACTAGCACGTCCGAAGTCGCCGCGTCGGGCTTGTCATCATAAACGCCGGCCTCCGTCCGCTCCGACACCGGCGATTCAATGGCGGAGGTGACGGAAGCCTCAGCCTCAGAGAGGAAAACCGACGAAGAAGcagcttctcctcctccttcttctgtTTCTTATCCGAATCCTTCTGGAGCTGAGAGtccgagctcgagctcgagctccACTCCACTGCCGCCGTCGGTGGCGAGGCTGTGGAGGCCGTCGGCTCAGCGCAACCTGAGAAACCAGTGGTCGAAATTGGCCTCATGCAGGCAGCAATGGACGTTGTCTTCTTCCAGCGGGAGGTCTCAGGCCACTTCTCTAGTCAATGCATCTCTCTCTCAACGGTATATGCcaattcttcttctctttcaaCTCCTCCATGTTGGTTCAACGTTCTCCTAATTTGACTGCGAGCAGGTACATGCCGTCAATGGAGCTGGGTGTTCTGGAGGACATGCCGGACATTCGGAAGAAGGCTTGTCAAAAGCTGTTCAAGCAGCAGGTAGGTTCTAAGTTCTTCACTGAAAATGCAAATGAGGTGTATCAGCAACTGCCTTAATTTCTGAAGCTTGATGAATCCGTAGACGACTTCGACTTCCACGAGCAAATGGCTCGGTTTCGGTTTGAACTAGAGGCATCATCATGGTTGTTTTCGGTGCTTTCAGCAGAAGTCAATGCTGCAAGCAAGCATTGTCTTAAATTATTGCTGCAAACTATTTCCATGTCTCTGAGAATCTATCTATTCTTTCTCGCCTTAATTCTCGGTTGCGTTACTTCTTGATGTTTCAGGAACTTCATGGGAGTAAACTCGTATCGTCTTATCGGGATATGGTATGCAACACTTTTTTAGTTTCTCATGGAATTACAGCTTTTTCAGTTTTCAGTCTTGATTCCCCTTCCGTTTGTTTGGTACGGTTCGAATCATATATTTAGGAGGGTGAAcgttgtgaaaaaagtaaaacttCTTGAGAAATGGGTGAAATTTGCTAATGATTTGGTTAGATTCATTTACTGCCTTGTTTTCTTATATCCCTTTGTAGGTGGCTGCGGTGGTTAATATGATTACTGCGATGAGATCGATGAGATGTTATCTTAAGGGCGGAACCAGTAGTCCGCTTGTTAAGTTTTCTACTATTTCCGAAGAAAAGAGTGATACTGGAGACGGCGGTGGAATACCAGTCTTCACGTTTTGGTCAATTCCTTACTTTGGTAAATTCAGCTGTTTTGGTAGTGCTAATGAAGGTTCTCTGTGATGGACTTGTTCTTGCATTGATATTTGGATCGTAGCGTATGACTTGTGAAATATCTTTTTACTTCCATGGACTTCCAAAGAATCTGTTTTGCTAAAGTTGTCGCCTCTGTAACATCTGCTTAAGAACCTGCATTGCTTTGGAAATTACTGAAACGTCTGTTTGGTTGTTGTAATACTGAATGATCCCAGAGAAGCTGGCGGAAGAGCTTGTGGAGATGTTCAAATCGGAACTATGTTTGAAGGTAAGCTCCTCCATTTTCGTGCTGCATTCAATTCATAAtttgaatataattttaatctcCTTCATCTCTCGTAATTTTGAAGAGACTGATTGTATTGGAGTTACTTTCTACGGGATGTGAAGCACCTCAACTTGACCATCTGAACTGGTCCAACGCGCTATATTCAGGAGAATTCAATGATTTGGCTCTGTGCGGTCTTTATTCTGCAGAAACCCACGATCCACTGCCTCCAAGGTTGAAGGGTGGCAAATGTGATATGCCTCCGGTAAAACGTAGCTCCCAGGCTAGTCAGGAGACTGTTCAGGTAATGAGTATTGGTTTCCGCTACACAGAGTAGATGAGATGTCTAATCATGGAATTGCACTTTCACAGCGTAAGATTCCGTTAAATATGGTATTTCATCTTATTGATGGACGATTGTATTTGTCCGGTGAATTGTAGGTTTATTTAACGGCTTGGCTTGCCGAAGTGAATATAGATACACACAGGTGAGATGTGTGAATATAGGAAAATATTGATTCAGATCAGCCAATTGATGGGTTTCTTTAGGTACGGAGGACTTCGTGTTTTATTTCTGAAGATCTCATGGTACTCATCGCATAATTATTTACAGGGTCCATGAGATATTCGCCATTGTGGGGGAGGAAATTCATTTCAACTTTTCTTAGAAGAGTTCATCACTTCTCATACAGTTGGTAAACAGTGTGGTCGAAATGTTTCCAGTCGAAGAACAAGCGTCTCTCAACAGCACTTGCCCATCAAAGTTTTCAGTGAATAGAGCATCGAAGGCGTTAACTGATGGAGGATTGAGCCAGCACTTGCCCGTCCAATCTTTTGGCCATTGCAGGCAGATGAGACTGCCGTGAACCCATCGAAAGGTCCACttgtgttattattattattattactattcttttttacttttttatttatcttaatACCGTATAGCAATTAATATGGCTTTCTTTTCCTACTTATTTTGGCCACTACATTTATGAACGCTTGATATAATACtattttgctttaatttgcTCCCTTTACTATATAAACAATATCTTATAGCAATTGTTCAACATGGCTCCGGTGAATTTAGTTAAACCGCTTGGGATATGTCCAAATGAAAGGTGTTAATCGATCTCGGATAACTGTTCCACCgaaatgaaaattgagaacAGAAGCATTCTGAACCATCAACATGCCAGTCCATGACGGATCCATGGACAAGTTGACGGAGGCAAAAGGGAAGGAGAGTAAGAGAACAAAAGCAGCATCTGAGTCTATATAATTACCTGAAGTGCAAAATAACATCATTGGTGGACAATAAGATTATGAAACCATTCTTTCCAATTCCCTTTGGCTATGGCAGGATTCCCGAATCGAAAtgccaaaagaaaagaataattttttgacaAAAATCAGAATACATTACCCGAAACTCGGAGCTGTGCAAACCTGAATCATGCCTTCTGCCCTATCCCATTTGATGAGGAAAAGAACTGATGCTGGGGGGCCATTCCCCTTCCCTACCttaatgaatgaaaaatatacaGAGACCAACTTCGTACTTCTCGAGTGTGTGATCCATAGCCTAAAAACTAAGAATAAGATTACCCATCAACCTCTGAGCATATTCACCCGAATCCCTTTTGTTGAGGTTCAGTTGTATCTTGAGGCTTCACATTGGTTAAAAGTGCCCACGAATGTTGTCGGAAGAATGGAAGGGGATGAAGAGACATTTTGACCGAACAAAGAAAAGGCAGGGAAGAATTTATTCAGTGATGGTCAAAGAGAGAGGCATTGTACTCTGTCAGGGGGATTCCTCGGCATTGGAAGCGCAATCACATATCTCTGGGGCACGGGTCTCGAAGCATAAGCCATCGGATCAGAAGATGGGGCCCCACTCCCATCAGACTGGCTCCGCCCATGGAACTTGGCAAATCGATTGATGATGGAGAACCTCTCAATGTCCTGCAACTCCACTCTCAAGTCGACCATTGAAGATCTCTGATCCAGTCTGCAtcagaaaaaggagaaaaatatgTCGGCACACGATCATAAATGAGAACTACCTAAAAAGCTTAGTAAACTTATAAGAAACATAGAACTGCTAAGAAAAACCTTAACTCA
This region includes:
- the LOC116189293 gene encoding uncharacterized protein LOC116189293; this encodes MAEVTEASASERKTDEEAASPPPSSVSYPNPSGAESPSSSSSSTPLPPSVARLWRPSAQRNLRNQWSKLASCRQQWTLSSSSGRSQATSLVNASLSQRYMPSMELGVLEDMPDIRKKACQKLFKQQELHGSKLVSSYRDMVAAVVNMITAMRSMRCYLKGGTSSPLVKFSTISEEKSDTGDGGGIPVFTFWSIPYFEKLAEELVEMFKSELCLKRLIVLELLSTGCEAPQLDHLNWSNALYSGEFNDLALCGLYSAETHDPLPPRLKGGKCDMPPVKRSSQASQETVQVYLTAWLAEVNIDTHRVHEIFAIVGEEIHFNFS